The Streptomyces phaeolivaceus genome has a window encoding:
- a CDS encoding sarcosine oxidase subunit gamma produces the protein MAEPTIEARTSTGAGVDTGVESGPVALRVSPLTHLEERMRAATVTGARGVELTEWQCLTMLNLRVDPESEAADRIGKALGAPLPRRCGDTTTSGLHTALWLGPDEWLVLSHREAATVAAESREALAQAPGSVVDVSANRTTLELTGPAAREVLEKGCPLDLHPRAFAPGQAVSTTVGPVPVLLWQVDDAPTYRLFPRASFADYLARWLLDAMTEYGADEVA, from the coding sequence ATGGCTGAGCCGACGATCGAGGCGCGCACGAGCACGGGTGCGGGTGTGGACACGGGTGTGGAGTCGGGGCCGGTGGCGCTGCGCGTCAGCCCCCTGACCCACCTCGAAGAGCGGATGCGGGCCGCCACCGTGACCGGCGCCCGTGGGGTCGAGCTGACCGAGTGGCAGTGTCTCACCATGCTGAACCTGCGGGTCGACCCCGAGTCCGAGGCGGCCGACCGGATCGGGAAGGCGCTGGGGGCACCCCTTCCGCGGCGGTGCGGGGACACCACCACCTCGGGCCTCCACACGGCCCTGTGGCTCGGCCCCGACGAATGGCTCGTGCTCTCCCACCGCGAAGCGGCCACCGTGGCCGCCGAGTCGAGGGAGGCACTCGCCCAGGCACCGGGCTCGGTCGTCGACGTCTCGGCCAACCGCACCACACTGGAGCTGACCGGCCCGGCCGCCCGCGAGGTCCTGGAGAAGGGCTGCCCGCTCGACCTCCATCCCCGGGCCTTCGCCCCCGGGCAGGCGGTGTCGACCACGGTCGGCCCCGTCCCGGTACTGCTCTGGCAGGTCGACGACGCCCCGACGTACCGGCTCTTCCCCCGCGCCTCCTTCGCCGACTACCTGGCTCGCTGGCTCCTCGACGCGATGACCGAGTACGGCGCCGACGAGGTCGCGTGA
- a CDS encoding sarcosine oxidase subunit alpha family protein — protein sequence MTDQHFRLRQGGRVDRDTVLRFTVDGRELTGHPGDTVASAMLANGVVEVAPSLYRGRPRGIVSAGVEEPNALLQIGGPCSEGMLPATTVELYDGLSATTVSGMGRLDPTPDPAVYDKKYVHTDVLVVGAGPAGLAAAAAAAGSGARVVLVDDQPEPGGSLLSASTERVGGQSALEWVAGVRAALDAAPEVVVLHRTTAFGSYDDNYVLALQRRTDHLGTDAPEPSSGVSRQRLWHIRARQVVLATGAHERPLVFAGNDRPGILLAAAVRSYLNRYAVAPGSRAVVSTTNDSAYDTVADLHAAGIEIAAVVDARPELSHRAAEIAVATGARVLTGSTVVGTDGDGRLAGVAVQRLDADGRLTGVPESFACDLLAVSGGWSPVAHLHSQRQGRLRWDEDLVAFVPDGTVRDQRVVGAARGTYDLDGCLGEGADAGARAATDAGFPVPLPTAPPEGTRNEGTRPEVRALWLVPGPDGEPGGWDTHFVDLQRDVTVADVWRSTGAGMRGVEHVKRYTSLGTANDQGKTSGVNAIGVIAEALGAGASPGEIGTTAYRAPYTPVAFAALAGRERGDLFDPERTTSIHGWHVAQGAEFEDVGQWKRPWYYPRAGEDMDTAVARECRAAREGVAFMDASTLGKIEIWGADAGEFLNRIYTNAFKKLKPGLARYGVMCKPDGMIFDDGVTLRLDDNRYFMTTTTGGAANVLDWLEEWLQTEWPELDVHCTSVTEQWATIAVVGPQSREVVAQLAPDVDLSNEAFPFMSFRETTLASGVPARICRISFSGELAYEINVSAWYGLAVWEEVYAIGRPYDITPYGTETMHVLRAEKGYIIVGQDTDGTVTPQDAGMSWVVSKQKEFIGKRSFARADTSRTDRKQLVGLLPADRTTRLPEGTQLVAPGVPLTPGAGPVPMLGHVTSSYHSPALGRPFALALVADGRARIGETLLAPVGENLVPVEVADFVLYDPEGTKRDG from the coding sequence ATGACCGACCAGCACTTCCGGCTCCGGCAGGGCGGCCGTGTCGACCGCGACACCGTGCTGCGCTTCACCGTCGACGGCCGGGAACTGACCGGCCACCCCGGCGACACCGTCGCCTCGGCGATGCTGGCCAACGGCGTCGTCGAGGTCGCCCCGTCGCTCTACCGGGGGCGCCCGCGCGGCATCGTCTCGGCGGGTGTCGAGGAGCCCAACGCCCTGCTGCAGATCGGTGGTCCGTGCTCGGAGGGCATGCTCCCGGCCACCACCGTGGAGCTGTACGACGGCCTGTCCGCGACCACGGTCTCCGGGATGGGCCGCCTCGACCCGACCCCCGACCCCGCCGTCTACGACAAGAAGTACGTCCACACCGACGTCCTCGTCGTCGGCGCCGGACCGGCCGGGCTCGCCGCAGCCGCCGCTGCCGCGGGCTCCGGCGCCCGCGTCGTCCTCGTCGACGACCAGCCCGAGCCCGGCGGTTCACTGCTCTCCGCGAGCACCGAGCGGGTCGGCGGGCAGAGCGCCCTGGAGTGGGTCGCCGGGGTCCGCGCGGCACTCGACGCCGCCCCCGAGGTCGTGGTCCTGCACCGCACCACCGCTTTCGGCTCGTACGACGACAACTACGTACTGGCCCTCCAGCGGCGCACCGACCACCTCGGTACCGACGCCCCCGAACCGTCCTCCGGCGTCTCGCGCCAGCGGCTGTGGCACATCCGGGCCCGCCAGGTGGTCCTGGCGACCGGCGCGCACGAACGCCCCCTGGTCTTCGCCGGCAACGACCGCCCCGGCATCCTGCTCGCCGCCGCCGTGCGCTCCTACCTCAACCGGTACGCCGTGGCCCCGGGCTCACGCGCCGTGGTGAGCACGACCAACGACAGCGCGTACGACACGGTCGCCGATCTCCACGCGGCCGGGATCGAGATCGCCGCCGTCGTGGACGCGCGCCCCGAACTCTCCCACCGGGCCGCCGAGATCGCCGTGGCGACCGGGGCACGGGTGCTGACGGGCAGCACGGTCGTCGGCACGGACGGGGACGGCCGGCTGGCGGGGGTCGCTGTCCAGAGACTCGACGCCGACGGTCGACTCACCGGCGTCCCCGAGTCGTTCGCCTGTGATCTGCTCGCCGTCTCGGGCGGCTGGAGCCCGGTGGCGCATCTGCACAGCCAGCGCCAGGGCCGGCTGCGCTGGGACGAGGACCTCGTCGCCTTCGTCCCCGACGGCACCGTACGGGACCAGCGGGTCGTGGGCGCGGCGCGCGGCACGTACGACCTCGACGGCTGTCTGGGCGAGGGCGCGGACGCGGGTGCGCGGGCCGCCACGGACGCCGGGTTCCCGGTGCCGCTGCCCACGGCCCCGCCCGAGGGGACACGGAACGAGGGGACGCGGCCCGAGGTGCGCGCCCTGTGGCTGGTGCCCGGCCCCGACGGCGAACCCGGCGGCTGGGACACCCACTTCGTCGACCTGCAACGCGATGTCACCGTCGCCGACGTGTGGCGCTCGACCGGCGCCGGTATGCGCGGCGTCGAACACGTCAAGCGCTACACCTCCCTCGGCACCGCCAACGACCAGGGCAAGACCTCCGGTGTCAACGCGATCGGCGTGATCGCCGAGGCACTCGGCGCGGGCGCGTCCCCCGGCGAGATCGGCACCACGGCCTACCGGGCGCCCTACACCCCGGTCGCCTTCGCCGCCCTGGCCGGGCGCGAGCGCGGCGACCTGTTCGACCCCGAGCGCACCACATCCATCCACGGCTGGCATGTCGCGCAGGGCGCGGAGTTCGAGGACGTCGGACAGTGGAAGCGCCCCTGGTACTACCCCCGGGCCGGAGAGGACATGGACACCGCCGTGGCCCGCGAGTGCCGGGCGGCGAGGGAGGGGGTGGCGTTCATGGACGCCTCCACCCTCGGCAAGATCGAGATCTGGGGCGCGGACGCGGGCGAGTTCCTCAACCGGATCTACACCAACGCCTTCAAGAAGCTCAAGCCCGGCCTCGCCCGCTACGGCGTGATGTGCAAGCCCGACGGCATGATCTTCGACGACGGTGTGACCCTGCGCCTGGACGACAACCGCTACTTCATGACCACCACGACCGGCGGTGCCGCGAACGTCCTGGACTGGCTGGAGGAGTGGCTTCAGACCGAGTGGCCCGAACTCGACGTCCACTGCACCTCGGTGACCGAGCAGTGGGCGACCATCGCGGTCGTCGGCCCGCAGTCGCGCGAGGTCGTCGCCCAACTGGCCCCGGACGTCGACCTGTCGAACGAGGCCTTCCCCTTCATGTCCTTCCGCGAGACCACCCTCGCCTCCGGCGTCCCCGCCCGGATCTGCCGGATCTCCTTCTCCGGCGAACTCGCCTACGAGATCAACGTCTCGGCGTGGTACGGCCTCGCGGTCTGGGAAGAGGTGTACGCGATCGGCCGCCCGTACGACATCACCCCGTACGGCACCGAGACCATGCACGTCCTGCGGGCCGAGAAGGGGTACATCATCGTCGGGCAGGACACCGACGGCACCGTCACCCCGCAGGACGCGGGCATGTCGTGGGTGGTGTCGAAGCAGAAGGAGTTCATCGGGAAGCGGTCCTTCGCCCGCGCCGACACCTCCCGCACCGACCGCAAGCAGCTGGTCGGGCTGCTGCCGGCCGACCGCACGACCCGGCTGCCCGAGGGCACCCAACTGGTCGCACCGGGCGTGCCGTTGACGCCCGGGGCGGGGCCCGTGCCGATGCTCGGCCATGTCACCTCCAGCTACCACAGCCCGGCCCTCGGCCGCCCCTTCGCCCTCGCCCTCGTCGCCGACGGGCGGGCCAGGATCGGCGAGACCCTCCTCGCCCCGGTGGGCGAGAACCTGGTGCCGGTCGAGGTGGCCGACTTCGTGCTCTACGACCCCGAAGGGACCAAGCGAGATGGCTGA
- a CDS encoding sarcosine oxidase subunit delta — protein sequence MLLITCPWCGPRDETEYHYGGQAHVPYPENPADLTDEQWAEYVFYRDNPKGPFAERWMHGTGCRRWFNVLRDTVSYEVLTSYRLDEPRPALPQAGGNR from the coding sequence GTGCTGCTGATCACCTGCCCCTGGTGCGGGCCGCGGGACGAGACCGAGTACCACTACGGCGGACAGGCCCACGTCCCCTACCCCGAGAACCCCGCCGACCTCACCGACGAGCAGTGGGCCGAGTACGTGTTCTACCGCGACAACCCCAAGGGCCCCTTCGCCGAGCGGTGGATGCACGGCACCGGCTGCCGCCGCTGGTTCAACGTCCTGCGGGACACCGTCAGTTACGAGGTCCTGACCAGCTACCGGCTCGACGAGCCCCGCCCCGCACTGCCCCAGGCCGGAGGGAACCGATGA
- a CDS encoding sarcosine oxidase subunit beta family protein: MTSTALPEHPDWLWRNPEPRSSYDVVIVGAGGHGLATAYYLAKNHGITNVAVLEKGWLAGGNMARNTTIIRSNYLWDESAAIYEYALKLWERLPEELDYDFLFSQRGVLNLAHTLQDVREGVRRVNANRLNGVDAEWLEPDQVAKVCPILNVSSRTRYPVLGATFQPRAGIAKHDHVAWALARRADEMGVDLIQGCEVTGFLKDGDRVVGVDTNRGRIHAGGVGLAAAGHSSVLAERAGVRLPVQSHPLQALVSELHEPVHPTVVMSNHVHVYVSQAHKGELVMGAGVDAYNGYGQRGSFHVIEQQMAAAVELFPVFARAHVLRTWGGIVDVSPDASPIIGTTPVENLYVNCGWGTGGFKATPAAGWAFAHTIATGEPHPLNAPFALERFATGALIDEHGAAAVAH, translated from the coding sequence ATGACCAGCACGGCGCTGCCGGAGCATCCGGACTGGCTCTGGCGCAACCCCGAGCCGCGCTCCTCGTACGACGTCGTCATCGTCGGAGCGGGCGGGCACGGCCTGGCGACCGCCTACTACCTCGCCAAGAACCACGGCATCACCAATGTCGCGGTCCTGGAGAAGGGGTGGCTGGCGGGCGGCAACATGGCCCGCAACACCACGATCATCCGCTCCAACTATCTGTGGGACGAGAGCGCGGCGATCTACGAGTACGCGCTCAAGCTGTGGGAGCGGCTCCCGGAGGAGCTGGACTACGACTTCCTGTTCAGCCAGCGTGGAGTCCTCAACCTCGCCCACACCCTCCAGGACGTCCGCGAGGGCGTGCGCCGCGTCAACGCCAACCGGCTGAACGGTGTCGACGCCGAGTGGCTGGAGCCGGACCAGGTCGCCAAGGTCTGCCCCATCCTCAACGTCTCCTCCCGCACCCGGTACCCGGTCCTCGGCGCCACCTTCCAGCCGCGGGCCGGCATCGCCAAGCACGACCACGTCGCCTGGGCGCTGGCCCGCCGCGCCGACGAGATGGGCGTGGACCTGATCCAGGGCTGCGAGGTCACCGGCTTCCTCAAGGACGGCGACCGGGTCGTGGGCGTCGACACCAACCGGGGCCGCATCCACGCGGGCGGCGTCGGCCTCGCCGCCGCCGGGCACAGCAGCGTGCTGGCCGAGCGGGCGGGCGTCCGCCTGCCGGTCCAGTCCCATCCGCTCCAGGCGCTGGTCTCCGAACTGCACGAACCGGTGCACCCCACGGTCGTCATGTCCAACCATGTGCACGTCTACGTCTCGCAGGCCCACAAGGGCGAGCTGGTCATGGGCGCGGGCGTGGACGCGTACAACGGCTACGGCCAGCGCGGCTCGTTCCATGTGATCGAGCAGCAGATGGCCGCCGCCGTCGAGCTGTTCCCCGTCTTCGCCCGCGCGCATGTGCTGCGGACCTGGGGCGGCATCGTCGACGTCAGCCCCGACGCCTCCCCGATCATCGGCACCACCCCGGTCGAGAACCTCTACGTCAACTGCGGCTGGGGGACCGGCGGTTTCAAGGCCACCCCGGCCGCCGGCTGGGCCTTCGCCCACACCATCGCCACGGGCGAGCCGCATCCGCTGAACGCCCCCTTCGCCCTGGAACGGTTCGCGACGGGCGCGCTGATCGACGAACACGGCGCCGCGGCCGTGGCCCACTGA
- the glyA gene encoding serine hydroxymethyltransferase: protein MATTPSTTTVAPSLSLRLGTLDPEIATAVDAELRRQQSTLEMIASENFAPAAVMEAQGSVLTNKYAEGYPGRRYYGGCEHVDVVERLAIARVRELFGAEAANVQPHSGAQANAAAMFALLEPGDTILGLDLAHGGHLTHGMRINFSGKLYDVVPYHVRESDMRIDMDEVERLALAHRPRMIVAGWSAYSRRLDFAEFRRIADAVGAYLLVDMAHFAGLVAAGLHPNPVPYADVVTTTTHKTLGGPRGGVILSRAALAKKINSAVFPGQQGGPLEHVVAAKAVAFKVAAGPEFRERQQRTLHGARILAGRLLADDVAEAGITVLTGGTEVHLVLVDLRRSALDGQQAEDRLHRVGITVNRNAVPFDPRPPMVSSGLRIGTPALATRGFGEAEFREVADIIAQALKEEQLGDERAGLLRDRVEKLASAFPLYPHLSHLSHVNGDAA, encoded by the coding sequence ATGGCAACCACCCCGTCCACCACCACGGTCGCCCCTTCCCTCTCCCTTCGGCTCGGCACGCTCGACCCGGAGATCGCCACCGCGGTCGACGCCGAGCTGCGCCGCCAGCAGTCCACCCTCGAAATGATCGCCTCGGAGAACTTCGCCCCGGCGGCGGTCATGGAGGCCCAGGGCTCGGTCCTGACCAACAAGTACGCCGAGGGCTACCCCGGCCGCCGCTACTACGGCGGCTGCGAACACGTCGACGTCGTCGAACGGCTGGCCATCGCCCGGGTGCGGGAACTCTTCGGCGCCGAGGCCGCGAACGTCCAGCCGCACTCGGGCGCCCAGGCCAACGCCGCCGCGATGTTCGCCCTGCTGGAGCCCGGCGACACGATCCTCGGCCTCGACCTCGCCCACGGCGGCCATCTGACGCACGGCATGCGCATCAACTTCTCCGGCAAGCTGTACGACGTCGTGCCGTACCACGTACGCGAGTCCGACATGCGTATCGACATGGACGAGGTCGAGCGGCTCGCCCTCGCCCACCGGCCCAGGATGATCGTCGCGGGCTGGTCCGCCTACTCCCGGCGGCTGGACTTCGCCGAGTTCCGGCGGATCGCCGACGCGGTCGGCGCGTATCTGCTCGTCGACATGGCCCACTTCGCCGGGCTGGTGGCCGCGGGCCTGCACCCGAACCCGGTGCCGTACGCCGATGTCGTCACGACCACCACCCACAAGACCCTCGGCGGCCCGCGCGGCGGCGTGATCCTCAGCCGCGCCGCCCTCGCCAAGAAGATCAACTCGGCGGTTTTCCCCGGTCAGCAGGGCGGCCCGCTGGAGCATGTCGTCGCGGCGAAGGCGGTCGCCTTCAAGGTGGCCGCCGGCCCCGAGTTCAGGGAGCGCCAGCAGCGCACCCTGCACGGCGCCCGTATCCTCGCCGGACGGCTGCTGGCCGACGACGTCGCCGAGGCCGGGATCACCGTGCTGACCGGCGGCACCGAGGTCCATCTGGTCCTCGTCGACCTGCGGAGGTCCGCGCTCGACGGGCAGCAGGCCGAGGACCGCCTGCACCGCGTCGGCATCACCGTCAACCGCAACGCGGTCCCGTTCGACCCCCGCCCGCCGATGGTCTCCTCCGGCCTGCGGATCGGCACACCCGCCCTCGCCACCCGGGGCTTCGGCGAGGCGGAGTTCCGGGAGGTCGCCGACATCATCGCCCAGGCGCTCAAGGAGGAGCAGCTCGGCGACGAGCGCGCGGGCCTGCTGCGCGACCGGGTCGAGAAACTCGCCTCCGCCTTCCCCCTCTATCCCCACCTGTCCCACCTGTCCCACGTGAACGGAGACGCGGCATGA
- a CDS encoding GntR family transcriptional regulator yields the protein MQQVATEPGGEEPSLAERAYRVVRDRLVMLEIRPGAPINEEQLGQSLGVGRTPVREALKRLQYERLVTTYPRRGTFATDVNITDLAHISEVRQELEPLAAAQAARRATATDRAALTALRRELGGADSGRQDATELMQLDLQVHRAIYAATHNPYLEDTLVRHDNLATRIWCLFVDRLSDMAGHVEEHGPLIEAIVAGDADKAAYLARSHVVGFEQAVRAAI from the coding sequence ATGCAGCAGGTGGCGACAGAGCCCGGAGGCGAGGAGCCGTCCCTCGCCGAGCGGGCCTACCGCGTCGTCCGGGACCGTCTCGTCATGCTGGAGATCCGGCCGGGCGCGCCGATCAACGAGGAGCAGCTGGGGCAGTCCCTCGGGGTCGGACGGACACCGGTCCGTGAGGCGCTCAAGCGGCTCCAGTACGAGCGCCTCGTGACGACGTATCCCCGGCGCGGCACCTTCGCCACCGACGTCAACATCACCGACCTCGCCCATATCTCCGAGGTCCGGCAGGAGCTGGAGCCGCTGGCCGCCGCCCAGGCCGCGCGGCGGGCCACGGCCACGGACCGCGCGGCGCTGACGGCCCTGCGGCGGGAGCTGGGCGGCGCGGACTCCGGCCGCCAGGACGCCACCGAGCTGATGCAGCTGGACCTCCAGGTGCACCGCGCGATCTACGCCGCCACGCACAACCCGTATCTGGAGGACACCCTCGTCCGCCACGACAACCTGGCCACCCGCATCTGGTGCCTGTTCGTCGACCGGCTGTCCGACATGGCCGGGCATGTCGAGGAGCACGGCCCGCTGATCGAGGCGATCGTCGCGGGTGACGCCGACAAGGCGGCGTATCTCGCCCGCAGCCATGTGGTGGGCTTCGAGCAGGCCGTCCGCGCCGCGATCTGA
- a CDS encoding sensor histidine kinase: MSTATGVDPFAHPALFYRGEEQYTAGTVPFLLEGLAAGEALAVAVPGPHLDLIRGGLGTGATGVEFLDMTEVGRNPGRIIPGVLRAFADAHPGRRVRIIGEPIWAGRSAEEYPACVQHEALINAAFEGREVTILCPYDADGLAPEVLADAHATHPDVIDTGVRRDSDAYDPERVVARYNQPLTYPPGAATLSFDARALPEARDFAVREAGRLGLAADRSQDLTLAVAELTTNSVVHGGGSGTLRIWAEGERVVCEVHDGGRLTDPMAGRRPPTRDQPGGRGLLLVHYITDLVRLHTTEAGTTVRFYLPL, translated from the coding sequence ATGAGTACGGCCACCGGTGTCGACCCCTTCGCGCACCCCGCGCTGTTCTACCGGGGCGAGGAGCAGTACACGGCGGGCACGGTCCCCTTCCTCCTGGAGGGCCTGGCCGCCGGGGAGGCCCTCGCGGTCGCCGTTCCCGGCCCCCACCTCGACCTGATCAGGGGCGGGCTGGGAACCGGCGCCACCGGCGTCGAGTTCCTGGACATGACCGAGGTCGGCCGCAACCCGGGGCGGATCATCCCCGGTGTCCTGCGGGCCTTCGCCGACGCCCACCCGGGCCGGCGGGTCAGGATCATCGGGGAACCGATCTGGGCCGGCCGTTCGGCCGAGGAGTACCCGGCGTGCGTCCAGCACGAGGCTCTCATCAACGCGGCCTTCGAGGGCCGCGAGGTGACGATCCTCTGTCCGTACGACGCGGACGGCCTGGCGCCCGAGGTACTCGCCGACGCCCACGCCACCCACCCCGACGTCATCGACACCGGTGTCCGGCGGGACAGCGACGCCTACGATCCCGAGCGCGTCGTCGCCCGCTACAACCAGCCCCTCACCTACCCGCCCGGGGCCGCGACCCTGTCGTTCGACGCGCGGGCGCTCCCGGAGGCTCGTGACTTCGCCGTCCGGGAGGCCGGGCGACTCGGGCTCGCCGCGGACCGGTCGCAGGATCTGACGCTGGCCGTGGCGGAGCTGACCACCAACAGCGTGGTGCACGGCGGTGGTTCGGGGACGCTGCGGATCTGGGCCGAGGGCGAGCGGGTCGTCTGCGAGGTCCACGACGGCGGTCGGCTCACCGACCCGATGGCGGGCCGCCGACCACCGACCCGCGACCAGCCGGGCGGACGCGGCCTGCTGCTCGTCCACTACATCACCGACCTCGTACGCCTGCACACCACCGAGGCCGGCACCACCGTCCGCTTCTACCTGCCCCTCTGA
- a CDS encoding STAS domain-containing protein, translating into MDVSHGVGRTAPAESSRGGAALEIRSLAGRPGIRAAGEINVSTRSCWEQGLEELASAHTDVSFVELSDLRAIDVGGAAALAVTAQHLGAGRIVVDSPPPELPRILGMFWPGLSTIEVAGR; encoded by the coding sequence GTGGATGTCTCCCACGGCGTGGGCCGGACGGCTCCGGCGGAGTCGTCGCGTGGCGGCGCGGCGCTGGAGATCCGTTCCTTGGCCGGGCGCCCCGGTATCCGTGCCGCCGGGGAGATCAATGTGAGCACCCGTTCCTGCTGGGAGCAGGGGCTGGAGGAGCTGGCGAGCGCCCACACGGACGTCTCCTTCGTGGAGCTGTCCGATCTGCGGGCCATCGATGTGGGCGGCGCGGCGGCGCTCGCGGTCACCGCGCAGCACCTGGGCGCCGGCCGGATCGTCGTGGACAGTCCGCCACCGGAACTGCCGCGCATCCTGGGCATGTTCTGGCCCGGCCTTTCGACGATCGAGGTGGCGGGGCGATGA
- a CDS encoding ATP-binding protein yields MAIKAMGWAHSFPVAGGVRAGRRWTRQQLESLPWTAAEPQTVDAIVLAVSELLTNAHVHAHSDARLILTWDGDLLHVSVHDEDPTMPRRRHPRAGEVSGRGVGIVRMLADELEMKGQRHGKTVSACFRPAGTERPDGC; encoded by the coding sequence ATGGCGATCAAGGCGATGGGCTGGGCGCATTCGTTCCCGGTGGCGGGCGGCGTGCGCGCCGGGCGGCGATGGACACGACAGCAGCTGGAGTCCCTTCCATGGACCGCGGCCGAACCCCAGACGGTGGACGCCATCGTCCTGGCCGTGTCCGAACTGCTCACCAACGCGCATGTGCACGCCCACAGCGACGCGCGGCTGATCCTCACCTGGGACGGCGACCTCCTCCATGTGAGCGTCCACGACGAGGACCCGACGATGCCGCGCCGGCGTCATCCGAGGGCGGGCGAGGTCTCCGGCCGAGGGGTGGGCATCGTGCGGATGCTCGCCGACGAACTGGAGATGAAGGGGCAACGGCACGGCAAGACGGTGTCGGCGTGCTTCCGTCCGGCCGGTACCGAACGACCGGACGGTTGTTGA